A stretch of DNA from Microlunatus sp. Gsoil 973:
AGTTGGCGAACGTGTCGTACATCGCAATGTCGACGTTGGTTCCGACGGTGCTGCCGGCGTCCAGCTCGACGACCTGGACGGCGTTCTGGTAGTTGCGCAGCATCGTGTCCAGCCCGTGAACGACGACCTCGTAGTCGTTGACCAACGCCACCCGAATCACCATTCGCCCACCATAGGGCCTGAACCTTCACCCCTGCGGGTGATGTTGGCAATCTCGTTCCGACCTAGTCTTGCTGATGCCGCGCAGCAGGCGCGCCTGGTTTCTGCACGGCAATATTGCACGGCACGTCTGGTGTGTGTCAGGCGTTGCCCGCAAGGAATCGGTCTTCGCGGACTCCGCTGTCCGTGAAGACCGATTCTTGTCCGGCATCGGCCGGTGCAGGCGGCGCAACACCCGTGACCGGGGACAGCGGAAGAGGAGTTCTGGAGTGGCCGTCAGCGACCAGGATGCCCTGATCAGGGCACAGGAGGAGATCGTCACCCTTGGCGAGGCCGTTCAGAGCAATCGGGTCATCGGCATCGCTCTGGGAATTCTCGTCGAACGCTACGGCATCGCCCCGGATGTGGCCTTCACCTACCTCAGGCGACTGAGCCAGGACAACAACCGCAAGCTGCGGGAGTTGGCCGCCGAGCTGGTTGAGACCGGCAGGCTGCTCGATCAGGTCCCGCGACCGCCGGCACCACAGGATTGAGCCGGACCAATCCGGGCTCGGCGGTCTCTGCCACCGCGGGGCGTTCAGCTCCTCGGCAGCCGGTTGGCAATAATGATCGCGTAGGTGAGCAACAACAATCCGGCACTGGTCAGAACGCTTTCCAGCACAGTCTGTCCGGCCAGGATGGTGATCAGTTCGGCATCAGACATCCGGCCGAGGTGCGGATCGAGGAATCGCCGGTACGCCACCCCGCTCAACAGGCTGAGCAGAAGCAGCACCGTTCCGACGATCCCCGCGACCCGACACCGCCCGCGAGTTCCGGTGATCAACAACCACACCGCGACCAGCAGCCCGGCCAGCACGAGGACGACCATCGCGGTCTGCATCAGCGACCACCGCGATAGCGATAGCTCATCGATCGTCGGGCGGCGACGGCCGCAAGCACCAGCAGCACCACGCCGCCGACATCGATGATCGCGACGACGACCGAGCCCACGCCGTAAACGTCAACGCTCGAACGCCAGGCACTGGTCAGATACGGTCCCAACGATCCGTTGAGTGCGCCGAGGATCGTGCCCAGCATCAGTACGACAACACCCACCACGCCGAGCACCCGTGCCCTGCCTTCGGCCCGCGCGTTGACCACGACCACCGCGACGACGTAACACACTCCCAGCACCGCTGCAGAGAGCACGTTCGCCATCGGAATCCGATACTCGATCATCACTGTCGACGATAGTCACTCCAGGCCGATATCACCCTCGAATGGTGGATCGGCCGGCGCCAGGCGGAACACCGGAATCACCCTGCTCGTCCGGCGCTCGTACAGTCGGTAATTGGGCCAGACCTG
This window harbors:
- a CDS encoding ANTAR domain-containing protein — its product is MAVSDQDALIRAQEEIVTLGEAVQSNRVIGIALGILVERYGIAPDVAFTYLRRLSQDNNRKLRELAAELVETGRLLDQVPRPPAPQD